A window of Candidatus Methylomirabilota bacterium genomic DNA:
GGCCCTCGTGCTCTCCGTCGCGGGCGGCCTCCTGCTCGGCGTCCTCTCGGTCTGGCGCCGGCGAAGCTGGCTCGAATCGGCGGCGCTCGGCGTCGGTACCCTCGGGATCTCAATCCCCAACTTCGTCTGGGGCCTCCTGTTCATCGTCGTCTTCGGCGCCTTCCTCCGGATCCTGCCCATCTCGGGGCGGGTGGCGCCGGAGCTCGAGACCGAAGAGCTGACGGGCTCCGCGCTCCTCGACACCCTGCTCCGCGCCGACCCGACCGCCTTCGCCTCGGTGGTGGCCCATCTCCTCCTGCCGGCCGGCGCGCTCGCCTTGCCCCTCCTGGCCGCCGTCTTCCGTACCGTGCGCTCCGACCTCTTGACCGCGCTCCGGGAGGAATACGTCGTGACCGAGCGCATGAAGGGGCTCAGCGAGGCGCGCATCCTGTTCTGGCGAGCACTCAAGAACGCGCTCATCCCGACCACGACCCTGGTCGGTGTCCAGTTCGGGTTCGTCATCGGCGGCACCGTGCTGATCGAGACGATCTTCGGCTGGCCCGGGATCGGGCAGCTCACGCTCCAGGCCTTCCAGTACCGCGACTTCCCGCTGATTCAGGGGATCGTGATCGTCTACGCGGTGATCGTGATTCTGGCCAACCTGGCGGTGGACATGGGATACGCGCTGCTGAACCCGCGGATCCAGTTGGCGGCGTGAGCGGCCCGGAGCCGGCGGACAGGGCGTCGTGAACGGGAAGCTCGCCGGGGGCGGTGTCATCGCGGTCCTGCTCGTGCTCCTCGCGCTGGCGGGGCCGTGGCTCGCCCCCCATGACCCGAACCGACAGGACCTGGGCGCCATTCGCCAACCGCCCATGTGGGCGGGCGGCGACTGGGCGCATCCCTTCGGCACCGACAGCCTCGGCCGCGACGTCCTCTCGCGGCTCCTGTGGGGCGCCCGGGTGGCTCTTCTGGTGGCCGCGACCAGCGCGGTTCTCTCCGCCCTGATCGGGGTCCCGGTGGCCCTGGCGGCCGGGTACTGGCGCGGCCGGGTGGACACCGTCCTGATGCGGCTGGTCGACGTGTGGATGTCCATCCCCGCGGTGCTGCTTGCCATCGCGCTCATGGCCGTCCTCGGGCTCGGACTCTGGAAGGTGGTCCTGGCCATCGTCGTCGTGGATTGGACGCGGTTCGCCCGGGTGATCCGCGGCGAGGTCCTGGCGCTTCGCGAGCGGGAGTTCGTCGAGGCCGCCCGCGCGATCGGGCTCGGGCCGCTGCGGGTGATGGGCGAGGAGCTCCTCCCGAACCTCGTCCCCCTCATCATCGTGCTCACCTCGCTCGAGATGGCGATCGCGGTCGGCGTGGAGGCGCTGCTGTCCTTCGTGGGGCTCGGGGTCCAGGCCTCCATTCCCTCGTGGGGCGGGATGATCGCCGAGGGACGCGGCTACCTGATGGTGGGCTGGTGGGGCATGGGCTTGCCGATGCTCGCGCTCATCCTGGCCGTCATCGGCTTCAACCTGCTGGGCGAGGGACTCCGCGAGCGTCTCGACCCGCGCCTCCGGACGACGGCATGACCGCGATGGCCGCCGTGCCAGGACTCGCGTCCAATCGCGATGAGTGAGCCGCTGCTCGACATCCGCGGGCTGACGGTGCGCTACGGGACCCGACTGGCCACGTGGGCGGTCGACCTCACGCTCCACCCCGGCCAGGTGCTGGGCCTGGTCGGCGAGTCGGGGGCGGGGAAATCCACGGTGGGGCGGGCGATCGTGCGGCTCCTCCCCGAGCCGGGGCGGGTCGAGGCCGGCGAGGTCCGCTTCCAGGGGCGGGATCTCTTGGCGCTGCCGGAGGCCGAGATGCGGCGGCTCCGCGGCGCCGACATCGCGCTCGTCCCCCAGGATCCGCTCTCGGCCCTCAACCCGACCTTTCGCGTGGGGCTCCAGGCCACCGACGCGCTCCGCCTGCACCGCGGGCTCGGACGGGGGGCGGCCGAGGCCGAGATGGTCCGTCTCCTCGGGCGGATGGGGATCCCCGACCCGGCCGACGTCATGATGCGCTACCCGCACGAGCTGTCGGGCGGAATGCGCCAGCGGGTGCTGATCGCCATGGCGTTCTCGTGCGGGCCGAGGCTGGTGATCGCGGACGAGCCCACCACCGCGCTCGACGTGACGACGCAGGCTCAGATCCTGCGGCTCCTCGAGGACCTCCGCGCCGAGCGCGGGGTGGCCGCGCTCTTCGTGACCCACGACCTCGGGATCGTCGCCCACGTGGCCCACACCGTCGCGCTCATGTACGCGGGCTGCCTGGTGGAAGTCGCGCCGACCCGCGCGTTCTTCACGGCGCCCGCCCACCCCTATGGCCAGGCGCTGCTGGCCCAGATCCCGCGCGCCGACCGCCGCACCGAGGCCGGCGCCGCGCACGAGGGGCTGATGCCGGTGCTGGACGGCGCGCCCCGGGCCTGCCCGTTCCGCGATCGGTGTCCCGTGCGCATGGCCGTCTGCGACGAGGCGATGCCGCGGCTCCGCCGGGTGGGTCCGGACCACTGGACGGCCTGCTACCTCTACGAGGCGGCGCCGTGACCAGACCGGCCCTCCTCGAGGTCCAGGGCCTCCAGACGCACTACCGCCTGGGAGGGCGCCTGGGCGGCTGGCCGGGGCGGCCGCGGTGGCTCCGGGCCGTGGATGGCGTGAGCCTCACCATCGGCCGCCAGGAGACGCTCGCCCTCGTCGGCGAGTCGGGCTCGGGGAAGACGACCTTCGGGCGCACGATCCTCCGGCTGGTC
This region includes:
- a CDS encoding ABC transporter permease, which gives rise to MALRFLASRLLLAALSLVGVSALVFAILRVIPGDPALLMAPVGATAQDIERIRQELGLGGSWWRQYGAFLLGLAHGNFGRSLWLQQDALRVILGRLPATLELALAALVLSVAGGLLLGVLSVWRRRSWLESAALGVGTLGISIPNFVWGLLFIVVFGAFLRILPISGRVAPELETEELTGSALLDTLLRADPTAFASVVAHLLLPAGALALPLLAAVFRTVRSDLLTALREEYVVTERMKGLSEARILFWRALKNALIPTTTLVGVQFGFVIGGTVLIETIFGWPGIGQLTLQAFQYRDFPLIQGIVIVYAVIVILANLAVDMGYALLNPRIQLAA
- a CDS encoding ABC transporter permease; this translates as MNGKLAGGGVIAVLLVLLALAGPWLAPHDPNRQDLGAIRQPPMWAGGDWAHPFGTDSLGRDVLSRLLWGARVALLVAATSAVLSALIGVPVALAAGYWRGRVDTVLMRLVDVWMSIPAVLLAIALMAVLGLGLWKVVLAIVVVDWTRFARVIRGEVLALREREFVEAARAIGLGPLRVMGEELLPNLVPLIIVLTSLEMAIAVGVEALLSFVGLGVQASIPSWGGMIAEGRGYLMVGWWGMGLPMLALILAVIGFNLLGEGLRERLDPRLRTTA
- a CDS encoding ABC transporter ATP-binding protein encodes the protein MSEPLLDIRGLTVRYGTRLATWAVDLTLHPGQVLGLVGESGAGKSTVGRAIVRLLPEPGRVEAGEVRFQGRDLLALPEAEMRRLRGADIALVPQDPLSALNPTFRVGLQATDALRLHRGLGRGAAEAEMVRLLGRMGIPDPADVMMRYPHELSGGMRQRVLIAMAFSCGPRLVIADEPTTALDVTTQAQILRLLEDLRAERGVAALFVTHDLGIVAHVAHTVALMYAGCLVEVAPTRAFFTAPAHPYGQALLAQIPRADRRTEAGAAHEGLMPVLDGAPRACPFRDRCPVRMAVCDEAMPRLRRVGPDHWTACYLYEAAP